From Laspinema palackyanum D2c, the proteins below share one genomic window:
- a CDS encoding DUF938 domain-containing protein: MNHPNDARRFAPATQRNREPILKVLRRVLPPTGTVLEVASGSGEHAIFFAPRLKPRLWQPSEAEPILRDSILAWMKEVPSDNLFPPIHLNVAESVWSIESPENSQVNVSEITAIVAINLIHISPFTATLGLMAGASRILPVGGILYLYGPFKRGGKHTAPSNASFDEMLQQQNSEWGVRNLEEVEAVALENGLNLLEIVEMPANNLSVVFQKIDR, from the coding sequence ATGAACCATCCCAATGATGCTAGACGATTCGCCCCAGCGACTCAACGCAACCGTGAACCGATTTTAAAGGTATTGCGTCGGGTTCTCCCGCCAACGGGAACGGTGTTAGAAGTGGCAAGCGGAAGCGGTGAACACGCCATCTTTTTTGCACCTCGTCTCAAACCGCGCCTATGGCAACCGAGTGAAGCGGAACCGATATTACGGGACAGTATTCTCGCCTGGATGAAGGAGGTTCCATCAGACAATCTTTTCCCTCCGATTCATCTCAATGTTGCGGAGTCGGTTTGGTCAATTGAATCTCCTGAAAATTCCCAGGTAAATGTATCGGAGATTACGGCAATCGTTGCCATTAATTTAATTCATATTTCTCCGTTTACGGCCACTTTAGGATTGATGGCAGGGGCGAGTCGAATTCTACCTGTGGGGGGGATTTTGTACCTGTATGGTCCTTTTAAACGGGGAGGAAAACATACTGCCCCATCAAATGCAAGTTTTGATGAGATGCTGCAACAGCAAAACTCAGAATGGGGGGTTAGAAATTTAGAAGAGGTGGAGGCAGTTGCTCTTGAAAATGGCTTGAACTTACTGGAAATTGTGGAAATGCCTGCTAATAATTTATCCGTGGTTTTTCAGAAAATTGATAGGTAA
- the kaiC gene encoding circadian clock protein KaiC gives MNLTKPSGESEERMPLGVHKIRTMIEGFDDISHGGMPVGRTTLVSGTSGTGKTLFAVQFLYNGITFFEEPGVFVTFEESPSDIIKNAYSFGWDLQSLIDQGKLFILDASPDPEGQDVVGNFDLSALIERIQYAIRKYKAKRVSIDSVTAVFQQYDAASVVRREIFRLVARLKQVGATTIMTTERVEEYGPVARFGVEEFVSDNVVIVRNVLEGERRRRTLEILKLRGTTHMKGEYPFTITNEGINIFPLGAMRLTQRSSNVRVSSGVKTLDTMCGGGFFKDSIILATGATGTGKTLLVSKFLEDACKSGQRAMMFAYEESRAQLLRNAYSWGIDFEELEEKGLLRILCAYPESAGLEDHLQIIKTDISEFKPARIAIDSLSALARGVSNNAFRQFVIGVTGYAKQEEITGFFTNTTDQFMGAHSITESHISTITDTILMLQYVEIRGEMSRAINVFKMRGSWHDKGIREYSISQKGPDIKDSFRNYERIISGSPSRISVDEKTELSRIVKGVQGKTGDEL, from the coding sequence ATGAATCTTACTAAGCCATCTGGAGAAAGCGAAGAACGTATGCCCCTTGGTGTCCATAAAATCCGCACCATGATTGAGGGATTTGATGACATCAGTCATGGTGGAATGCCAGTGGGTAGAACGACCTTAGTCAGCGGCACCTCCGGGACCGGAAAAACATTGTTCGCGGTCCAGTTCCTCTATAACGGTATTACCTTTTTCGAGGAACCCGGGGTCTTCGTAACCTTTGAAGAATCTCCCAGCGATATTATCAAAAACGCCTATAGTTTTGGCTGGGACCTGCAAAGCTTAATTGACCAAGGTAAACTGTTTATTCTCGATGCTTCGCCGGACCCAGAAGGACAAGATGTGGTCGGAAATTTTGACCTTTCTGCCTTGATTGAGCGGATTCAGTATGCCATTCGCAAATACAAAGCTAAACGAGTCTCTATTGACTCTGTAACTGCCGTCTTTCAACAATATGATGCCGCATCGGTGGTTCGTCGGGAAATCTTCCGCTTAGTGGCCCGTCTCAAACAAGTGGGCGCAACGACCATTATGACCACGGAACGAGTCGAAGAATATGGACCCGTGGCCCGGTTTGGAGTGGAAGAATTTGTCTCTGATAATGTGGTCATTGTTCGCAATGTCTTAGAAGGCGAACGGCGTCGCCGGACCCTGGAAATTTTGAAATTGCGCGGCACTACCCACATGAAAGGGGAATATCCTTTCACTATCACCAATGAAGGGATTAATATCTTCCCCCTCGGGGCTATGCGCCTCACCCAACGATCTTCAAATGTCCGGGTTTCTTCCGGGGTCAAAACCCTCGATACCATGTGTGGCGGTGGATTTTTCAAGGATTCGATTATTCTGGCAACTGGCGCAACGGGCACCGGAAAAACCCTCCTGGTCAGCAAATTCTTGGAGGATGCCTGTAAGAGTGGGCAACGGGCGATGATGTTTGCCTACGAAGAATCCCGCGCTCAACTGCTCCGAAATGCTTATTCCTGGGGCATTGATTTTGAAGAACTGGAAGAGAAGGGATTGCTGAGAATTCTCTGTGCTTATCCTGAGTCGGCTGGGTTGGAAGACCACTTACAAATCATTAAAACTGATATCTCGGAATTTAAACCGGCTCGGATTGCTATTGATTCTCTATCGGCCTTAGCTCGCGGGGTCAGTAACAATGCGTTTCGTCAATTTGTGATTGGGGTAACCGGCTATGCTAAACAAGAGGAAATAACGGGATTTTTCACGAATACCACCGACCAATTCATGGGGGCGCATTCGATTACGGAATCCCATATTTCTACCATTACCGATACCATTTTGATGTTGCAGTATGTGGAAATTCGCGGGGAAATGTCCCGGGCGATTAACGTCTTCAAAATGCGCGGTTCTTGGCATGATAAAGGGATTCGGGAATACTCGATTAGTCAGAAGGGACCGGATATTAAAGATTCGTTCCGCAATTATGAACGGATTATCAGTGGTTCTCCGTCCCGGATTTCGGTAGATGAAAAAACGGAACTCTCCCGCATTGTCAAAGGGGTGCAGGGAAAAACTGGGGACGAACTTTAA
- a CDS encoding aromatic ring-hydroxylating dioxygenase subunit alpha translates to MIANEAIALETAPSFNTEPGGNDPHRFDVREAWYPVYYLQDLDPSKIMRFTLLGVDLAIWWDKTGQSWRAFEDKCPHRLAPLSEGRINEKGWIECPYHGWAFSATGKCETIPQQNEGGKAEQSERACVRNFPTAEHQGLLFVYAGNPENATQTKVPLIDPLEESPEKWVCLNTFRDLPYDALTLLENVLDASHIPYTHHRTVGNRSTASKVDLEVIASGKQGFEGFWEEGPRKGTLGSQQTHFIAPGLMWHDLTSKQFGRTMTVVYATPIRKGECRLFARFPFQFASKVPATFIKLTPEWYSHIGQNAILEDDQIFLYHQERYLEAAGGSERIAKAFYLPTKADLFVLAFRKWVNEYDADPFPGESFPPLRSRQELLDRYHSHTIHCRSCSTALRRIQKLRELAGILAAIAWITAPLLTVIATENTVPTVAISTSITLALSALWWGLGKLERRFYEGRDIPPRNLPEKKK, encoded by the coding sequence ATGATAGCAAACGAGGCGATCGCCTTAGAAACCGCACCCTCTTTCAACACTGAACCCGGAGGCAACGACCCCCATCGCTTTGATGTTCGCGAAGCTTGGTATCCCGTCTATTATCTCCAAGATTTGGACCCGTCCAAAATCATGAGATTTACTCTATTGGGAGTAGACTTAGCCATTTGGTGGGATAAAACCGGGCAGTCTTGGCGGGCATTTGAAGATAAATGTCCCCACCGTCTCGCACCTCTATCCGAGGGCAGAATTAATGAAAAAGGTTGGATAGAATGTCCCTATCATGGATGGGCTTTTTCCGCAACCGGCAAGTGCGAAACGATTCCCCAACAGAATGAAGGCGGCAAAGCAGAACAGTCAGAACGAGCCTGCGTGAGAAACTTTCCCACCGCAGAACATCAGGGATTGTTATTCGTATATGCGGGGAATCCGGAGAATGCAACACAGACAAAAGTTCCCTTGATTGACCCCTTGGAAGAATCCCCGGAAAAGTGGGTTTGTTTAAACACCTTTCGCGACTTACCCTATGATGCACTCACTCTATTAGAAAATGTTCTCGATGCCAGTCATATCCCCTATACCCATCATCGTACCGTTGGCAACCGTTCCACTGCTAGCAAGGTTGACTTGGAAGTGATTGCTTCTGGAAAACAAGGATTTGAAGGATTCTGGGAAGAAGGACCGCGCAAAGGCACTTTAGGCAGTCAGCAGACCCATTTCATCGCCCCGGGACTGATGTGGCATGACCTCACCTCCAAGCAATTTGGCAGAACGATGACAGTTGTTTATGCAACGCCAATTCGCAAAGGAGAATGTCGATTATTTGCCCGATTTCCCTTCCAGTTTGCCTCAAAAGTTCCAGCAACTTTTATTAAATTAACCCCGGAGTGGTATTCTCATATTGGACAGAATGCTATCTTGGAAGATGACCAGATTTTTCTATACCATCAAGAGCGATATTTAGAGGCAGCCGGAGGGAGTGAGAGAATTGCTAAAGCCTTTTATCTGCCCACAAAAGCGGATTTGTTTGTGCTGGCATTTCGGAAGTGGGTGAATGAGTATGACGCCGATCCCTTTCCTGGGGAATCCTTTCCACCGTTGCGATCGCGCCAAGAATTACTCGATCGCTATCATTCCCACACCATCCATTGCCGCAGTTGTTCCACCGCCTTGCGCCGCATCCAGAAACTGCGAGAACTGGCGGGGATTTTGGCGGCGATCGCCTGGATAACCGCCCCCTTATTAACCGTAATCGCCACCGAAAACACCGTTCCCACCGTTGCCATTTCCACCAGCATTACCCTGGCCCTAAGTGCGCTCTGGTGGGGATTAGGTAAGTTAGAACGCCGGTTCTACGAAGGGCGAGATATCCCGCCTAGGAATCTGCCGGAGAAGAAGAAGTAG
- a CDS encoding peptidoglycan-binding domain-containing protein, with amino-acid sequence MALQQGDTGSQVEQLQMQLEKLGYNVGRFNPNFGPLLEEIVKAFQAESGLTVDGVVGEKTESAITRAVAGITLPTRVSPPPVSPSGDFSTGNWPEWRIVTQGGLNTRSGPGFEFPVESTLTGGSIVTRHPDYTNPVQGDRTGKPWLVITNQGTAQFIRANNKFIEPDIQS; translated from the coding sequence ATGGCATTACAACAAGGTGATACAGGGTCGCAAGTCGAACAATTACAGATGCAATTAGAAAAGTTAGGATATAACGTTGGGCGGTTTAACCCGAACTTTGGCCCTCTTCTTGAGGAGATTGTGAAAGCCTTTCAAGCGGAATCCGGACTCACCGTCGATGGAGTGGTGGGAGAGAAAACCGAAAGTGCGATCACTCGCGCCGTCGCCGGAATTACCCTACCCACGCGAGTTTCCCCGCCTCCAGTCAGTCCCTCCGGGGATTTTAGTACCGGCAATTGGCCGGAATGGAGGATTGTCACCCAAGGCGGATTAAATACCCGTAGCGGCCCGGGATTTGAATTTCCCGTGGAAAGTACCCTCACGGGCGGCAGTATCGTCACCCGTCATCCCGATTATACGAATCCGGTACAAGGCGATCGCACCGGCAAACCCTGGTTAGTGATTACCAATCAAGGCACAGCCCAATTTATCCGCGCCAATAATAAATTTATTGAGCCGGATATTCAGTCTTAA